CTCGTTGCCGCCGAATACCTGCGACCAAAGTTTGTCCGCTGGGATATCGCTTGATGCGCCGCCGATAGTAAGCTTGCCGCTGAAGGTCGGCGTATCGCTCAACAACAGTTGTCGACCGAGACGGAACAGCGCGACCATTTCCTGCGTGCTCAGGTAATTCCAGCTGTCGTGCTTGCGCGTGGTGTAATCCTGCGCGAGTTTGATCACGCTCGTATCGTACTCAGGTTTGCTCATGCCGTGCTCGTGCAGCAACGCCAGCATCAGCGCCTGATCGCGCAATTCCGAACCGTAATCACCGAGATATTCTGGGCGCGCTTTCCATGCCTTCGCATACGCTTCGGCGATGGCTTTTTCGCCGCGAGGTTTATCGCCCTGCAAGGCGAGCGCGATGCCGAGATGCACCAGCGGCAACGGTGTCAGCGACTTCTCGCGTTCGTTATCGAAGATCGCGCGCAAGGTGCCGAGCGGGGCGCGCTGCACACGCGCCAGCACGTACGCAGAATAAGCCTCGTTGGCGAAACGCAAATGTTCCGGTTGTTGGTAAGCGTAAAAATGATGGCCGCCAGCGAGCAGATCGTCGTTGATTCGCGACAGCGCTTTCTGCAACGTCGCCTCGGGAATCTTGAAACCCGCATCACGCGCGTCGAGCAAAAATTCCGCAACATATGGCGTGAGTTGTTCGTTGCCCTCGCTATCGCCGCCCCACATCGAGAAATTGCCGTTCTGCAGCTGGAACGAGGATAGACGGCTAAACGCTTCGTCGATCTGGCGCTGGCGTTTATCCGCAGCCATCGGCTTGATCGAAAGTTTTTGCGCCGTGGCCGCATCCATCCAGATCAGCGGAAACGCCTTGCTTGTAGTCTGTTCGAGACAGCCGTACGGATACTTGAACAACTGCTCGACGGCACTGCCGAACGGCAATGGCGGCAACGTGCTCAGGCTCAACCGCGTATTCACTGACTCGCCTTGCAAACCGCTGATCGCATCGGCGCCGATGCTGATCGATTCACCGGCTGCGAGCACGCGCGGTGTGGAATGTCGCACGCTCGCATACGCCGGACGCAGTGCGATTTCGAACTGTCGATCGATCTTGATCTCGCCACTTTGCGCCTGCACGCGGAAATGTCCGATACCGAATCCATCGAGGGCTTTCAGCGGAAAGCTCACGCTGGTTTTGGCCTTGTCGGCGAGCGTGATCTTGCGCATTCCGTTGTCTAGCGCGAGTGGTTTATCAGCGCTGGCCTGGATGTTGAATTCGCGTGTGCTGCCGGAAAAATTCTGCAGGTCGACGGTCAGAGTTGCGCTGTCGCCCGGCGCCATCACGCGCGGCGTGGAAACTTCCACGACCAGCGGCGCGCGCACGATCGTCTCGGTTTGTGCGCTGCCATATTGCTCGTCGCCATAAACCATCGCCGCCACGCGCAAGCTGCCGTTGAACTCCGGCACGTGCAATTTCAGTTTGGCTTCGCCCTTGGCATCGAGCAGCACAGGGCCGTTGAACAGATCGACCGTCAATACTTTTGCGGTCGGACGCCGTGCCTGCGGTAACGCCGATAGCATCGCATCACCGCCGTAGCGCAGATGCGCGCGGCCGCCTTCGAAACTTTCGATCACACGACCGTACAGATCGTACGCATCGACACCGAGCGCACGCTGCGCGAAGAAATACGCGACCGCATCCGGCAACGAGAATCGCGTGATATTGAGGATGCCGACATCCACCGCTGACAACACAACGTAGGCCGGTTTGCCGGCGAGCGCGGCTGCTTTCACGGTCACTTCGAGATCCTGATCAGGGCGCATCGTATCGATCGCGTTGACGCTGGCAGCAATGCTGCGTGCGCGTCGATCCATTTCGACATGCGCAACACCGACCGCGCGATTCGGCGTGGTGTGTTCGGCGGCCGAGCCGGGACGGAACACGATCGCGCTGACATACACATCGTGGCGTTCCCAATCCTTGCTGACCGGAATCTCGAACGTCGCCCCAGGCTTCGCGTCGATGTTGCGGCTGAACAGCAAATGATCGCTCTCGACCAGCAACAAACCCGGGCCGGCTTGCGGCGGCGTGATCGTCACTTTCAGCGTGTCGCCGGTCTGATAACGCTCCTTGTCGAGCGTCACCTTGACCTTGTCCGGGCGCGCTTCCTTGCCGCGATTCTGATCCGACCACGACCAGCCAGCGATGAACGGATAACGTGTGGTCAAGCCGGTTTGCGCATCGGTAATTTCGAGGCGGTAATCGCCCCAGTCGACTTTCATTTCCAGCTTGGCGGCTTTGCCGGCCTCGATCGTAAAGTCGTGTTCGATCGCATCTTCCCAATGCTGGGTGAAGTCGAATTTCCAGCCGGCATCACGATCGTAAGTCCAGTGGAATTCACGCCGATCGCGCTTCAGCACGGCGTGCAGTTTTTCCGATGCGAGCATGTCTCCGGTGGCATTGCTGCGGATGACTTCAAAGCCGGCCATGCTGTTCGAATTTGCGCCGTCCTTGTCGTCGAACAGCGGTCGTACGCCGATCAAGCTATCGGCCGGCCAGACCGTGCGTTTGAGCGTGCGTGTAACGGTGCGCCCACCGCTTTCGTAGACGCTGCCGCTGACCAGCGCCGCAATCGGCGCCGTGGCTTTGCCATCGGCCAGCACCTTGATTTCCTGACTCAGTTTTCCTTGCTCGTCGAGATCGGTATCGATGCTGTCCTGCGCTTCTTTCGGCAACTCGATGGTTGGATCGCCAAAGAAAAAATCCTTGTGCGTGTCGACCGGATGTTGATCCGCGCTGAGCAATAATTTGGCAGTGAAACGATTGCCTGCAGCGGGCGCGCCGTACAAATACGCAGCCTCGACCGACAGCGGCAAAGTTTGTCCAGGAGCCAGCCGATCCTTGCTGCTGTTCAGATCGAGCTTGAGCCGCTCAGGCAGGAAATCCTCGACGCGAAAGTTGTAACGATGATCGGTTTCTTTCGCCGCCGGATCGACGCGGAACTCAAGCTGCCAGCGGCCGGTCGGCGCGTCTTCCGGGATCACGCGATTGAATTCGAAATAGCCGAGTTCCTTCGCTTGCAAGGTGACCGTGGCAAACACGCGACCATCGGGTTGTTTGAGTGTGGCGAGCAGCGGTTGCGGTTTGATCGGCTTGCCGTCGTAATCGCGCAATAGCGCGGAAACACGCACATTCTCACCGGGTCGATACAGATCGCGGCCGGACCACGCGAACACTTCGTACCAATCCTGGCGGCGGCCACTCACGGCGAAATCGGACAAATCCAGCGCCGGCTGATTGAACGGCAACAACGACACATCGGTGCCGGATTTCGCGACCAGCACCTGATCGGCCTTGAGTTTGTAGACGAACTCGCTATTACCGTCGCCATCGGTCTGCAGCTCGCTGCCGGCGACGCTGTTGCCAGCCTTGTCGAGCACATGCAGCTCCACGCCGCGCAACGGCTCGCCGGTTTTCAGCGATGCCGCGTGCACCCACAGTTTGTCGGCGTGCACACGTGTATGCAGACCGATATCGCTGACGAAGAAAAAGCTGGTTTGATAGCTGCTGTCGAACTGGCCAGCACGACGCATCACCGCGAAATACAGACCGGCTTGCGCGATCTCGTTGATGCTCTGCGTAGGAATGTAATTCAGCGCGCGCTGATCGGGTTTGCCATCGAGCACGAAGCGATTGCTGTAGACCGAATCGGCGATCTTGCTGAGGCGCGACAGTTCCCACGAACCGTGCTGACCGGCGCGCTGATAAGTAGCGAAAAACGTCGAGAGCGATTTGTCGCGCACGTGGAAAAACTCCACATCGACTTCGCTCACGTTGACGCTGACCACGGGCAAACCTTGCGTATCGCGCGCGGGCAAAACGCTGCCTTGCGAGGCGAAACCCACGGCCGGTTGCATCGGCCCGGTAAACACTTCCTGATCGACCGCGCTTTTCAGCATCTTGCCATCAGCCGATGACAACTCGGCCTTGATATGCAACTTGTAATTCTTGTTCGCATCGAGAAACGGAAAACGCAGCCGCATGCCGTCGTCGTCCAGTGCCCAGCTGCCCGAAACCGCGGCGCCTTTTGGCCCGGTCAGCTGAATCAGCTCATCGAATTTTTGCGCGCCTGCGAGTTTTTCGGAGAACTTCAGCAGAATGCTCGGGCGATCGTTTTCGTTGTCCTCGTCGAGACCCGCGCTGACCAAGCCGAAACCTTCGATTTTTGCAGGCACAACAGGTTTCGTCGCGACCGTGGCAGTATTTCCATTCGGCGCCGAAGTAGCGTTAGGCGCTTCGGATTTGCCGCAGGCGGCAAGTCCCGCCAGCAGCGCAAAGACAGCGACGCGGAACGAAATGCGACGCAACGGCGAACAGAACAAGGACGGCATGCGCATGATCACTCCTGGACGCTCGAAAGTAGTCGCAGTATAGCGAGCGGCGCATCGCGAATGCTGGCGAAATTATGGCGAAATGCCGCGTGATTGCAGATTCGCCCGAATATTGCCGACGTGGCAAGTCCGCGTTTGCTGATTCGCCAGCGTCGCAAGCATTGCTCACGCGATATGGCGATGTTTATCTTTTCTCCACGTCGACGCAGGCATGCTGCTCGATTGAATATTCGGGAATGACATGCGCATGAGTCACGTCATCATCGTCTGGTTTCGCCGCGATCTGCGCCTCGAAGACAATCCGGCGCTGAGCGCCGCGATCGACAGTGGTGCGAGCGTGTTGCCGGTATACATCCACGCGCCCGAAGAAGAAGCGCCGTGGGCACAGGGCGCGGCCAGCCATTGGTGGTTGCATCATTCGCTTACCGCGCTGGATCAGTGCTTGCGCGAACGTGGTTCGTACCTGCATATCTGCCACGGTGCGACCTTGGAAAATCTACGCGAACTTATCGTCTCGACCGGCGCGCAAGCGGTGTACTGGAATCGTCGTTATGAACCGGCCTGCATCGCACGCGATAAGTGCATCAAGCAAGCCTTGCGCGACGACGGCATTGAGGCGACAAGTTTCAACGGCGCATTGCTGATCGAGCCGTGGCAGATCGAAACCGGGCAGGGCGATCCGTATCGTGTGTTCACGCCGTTCTGGCGCAAGCTGCGCGCGAACCTGCAGATTGAGGCGCCGCAACCTGCACCGCAGCGTATCGAGACGAAAAAGGCTGAAGCCTCGGTCGCGCTGAATTCGCTAAATCTGCGGCCGAAAATTCCGTGGGATAGCGAGTTCGGTGCGCACTGGTTGCCCGGCGAATTCGGTGCGCACGAGTCGGTGCAGCAGTTTTGCGAAGCGGCGTTGCGCGACTACAAAGTTGAGCGCGATCGGCCTGATCACTTCGGCACGTCGCGCATTTCGCCGTATCTGCATTTCGGCGAAATCGGGCCGCGCCAGATTGCGTGGATGCTCGATCAATATGCACGCAACGAATCATCGGCGGTGTTGCATGAAGCTGCCGAGCCGTATCTGCGCGAACTCGGTTGGCGCGAGTTTTCGAATCACTTGTTGTACCACTTTCCGCACACGCCGGAGAAACCGTTGCAAGCGCAGTTCGATGCCTTTCCATGGGCGCCGGATGATGCGGTTGCACTGGCGCGCTGGCAGCGTGGACAGACCGGTATTCCGATCATTGATGCCGGTATGCGCGAACTCTGGCGCACCGGCTGGATGCACAATCGCGTGCGCATGCTGGTCGCGAGTTTCCTCACCAAAAACCTGCGTCAGCATTGGCGCCACGGCGCGCGCTGGTTCTGGGATACGTTGGTAGATGCCGACCTCGCCAACAACACGCAAGGCTGGCAATGGACCGCGGGCTCGGGCGCGGACGCATCGCCGTATTTTCGAATTTTCAATCCG
The sequence above is drawn from the Pseudolysobacter antarcticus genome and encodes:
- a CDS encoding cryptochrome/photolyase family protein, translating into MRMSHVIIVWFRRDLRLEDNPALSAAIDSGASVLPVYIHAPEEEAPWAQGAASHWWLHHSLTALDQCLRERGSYLHICHGATLENLRELIVSTGAQAVYWNRRYEPACIARDKCIKQALRDDGIEATSFNGALLIEPWQIETGQGDPYRVFTPFWRKLRANLQIEAPQPAPQRIETKKAEASVALNSLNLRPKIPWDSEFGAHWLPGEFGAHESVQQFCEAALRDYKVERDRPDHFGTSRISPYLHFGEIGPRQIAWMLDQYARNESSAVLHEAAEPYLRELGWREFSNHLLYHFPHTPEKPLQAQFDAFPWAPDDAVALARWQRGQTGIPIIDAGMRELWRTGWMHNRVRMLVASFLTKNLRQHWRHGARWFWDTLVDADLANNTQGWQWTAGSGADASPYFRIFNPVTQGYRFDPDGAYVKRWVPELADAPLKLVHEPWLDPALLQRTGYPSPMVDLAATRTAALDAYQRMRNV
- a CDS encoding alpha-2-macroglobulin family protein, giving the protein MRMPSLFCSPLRRISFRVAVFALLAGLAACGKSEAPNATSAPNGNTATVATKPVVPAKIEGFGLVSAGLDEDNENDRPSILLKFSEKLAGAQKFDELIQLTGPKGAAVSGSWALDDDGMRLRFPFLDANKNYKLHIKAELSSADGKMLKSAVDQEVFTGPMQPAVGFASQGSVLPARDTQGLPVVSVNVSEVDVEFFHVRDKSLSTFFATYQRAGQHGSWELSRLSKIADSVYSNRFVLDGKPDQRALNYIPTQSINEIAQAGLYFAVMRRAGQFDSSYQTSFFFVSDIGLHTRVHADKLWVHAASLKTGEPLRGVELHVLDKAGNSVAGSELQTDGDGNSEFVYKLKADQVLVAKSGTDVSLLPFNQPALDLSDFAVSGRRQDWYEVFAWSGRDLYRPGENVRVSALLRDYDGKPIKPQPLLATLKQPDGRVFATVTLQAKELGYFEFNRVIPEDAPTGRWQLEFRVDPAAKETDHRYNFRVEDFLPERLKLDLNSSKDRLAPGQTLPLSVEAAYLYGAPAAGNRFTAKLLLSADQHPVDTHKDFFFGDPTIELPKEAQDSIDTDLDEQGKLSQEIKVLADGKATAPIAALVSGSVYESGGRTVTRTLKRTVWPADSLIGVRPLFDDKDGANSNSMAGFEVIRSNATGDMLASEKLHAVLKRDRREFHWTYDRDAGWKFDFTQHWEDAIEHDFTIEAGKAAKLEMKVDWGDYRLEITDAQTGLTTRYPFIAGWSWSDQNRGKEARPDKVKVTLDKERYQTGDTLKVTITPPQAGPGLLLVESDHLLFSRNIDAKPGATFEIPVSKDWERHDVYVSAIVFRPGSAAEHTTPNRAVGVAHVEMDRRARSIAASVNAIDTMRPDQDLEVTVKAAALAGKPAYVVLSAVDVGILNITRFSLPDAVAYFFAQRALGVDAYDLYGRVIESFEGGRAHLRYGGDAMLSALPQARRPTAKVLTVDLFNGPVLLDAKGEAKLKLHVPEFNGSLRVAAMVYGDEQYGSAQTETIVRAPLVVEVSTPRVMAPGDSATLTVDLQNFSGSTREFNIQASADKPLALDNGMRKITLADKAKTSVSFPLKALDGFGIGHFRVQAQSGEIKIDRQFEIALRPAYASVRHSTPRVLAAGESISIGADAISGLQGESVNTRLSLSTLPPLPFGSAVEQLFKYPYGCLEQTTSKAFPLIWMDAATAQKLSIKPMAADKRQRQIDEAFSRLSSFQLQNGNFSMWGGDSEGNEQLTPYVAEFLLDARDAGFKIPEATLQKALSRINDDLLAGGHHFYAYQQPEHLRFANEAYSAYVLARVQRAPLGTLRAIFDNEREKSLTPLPLVHLGIALALQGDKPRGEKAIAEAYAKAWKARPEYLGDYGSELRDQALMLALLHEHGMSKPEYDTSVIKLAQDYTTRKHDSWNYLSTQEMVALFRLGRQLLLSDTPTFSGKLTIGGASSDIPADKLWSQVFGGNEVRSGINIALSGNAKSIYAMQDVVGYPNKAPTMDDSKIAITRAWYTPTGEPITDTTLTEGQTVVVAITLEARESMPDAMLIDLLPGGLEIENLNLTDAKQWGEVTINDVKLSERGNAAEIVHEEFRDDRYVAALKLEPGQKAQLFYLLRAVSPGTYAVPPTLVEDMYRPQLRGIGASKAAMIKVVEPQ